taaatgaatccttctggttgagccgtgtagatggtcttctcaagattaccattcaaaaaggcagtcttgacgtccattttccatatctcataatcataaaatatggctatggataggagaatccttatagactttaacatgacaataggtgagaaagtttcttcatagtccactacctcaacctgggtataaccctttgccacaagtctagccttaaaggtctgtacctttccatctacacctcttttccccttgtaaatccatttacaacctataggttttatccccatcaggttgatttacaagttcccagacataattaaagtacatagatttcatttcttgattcatggctttaatttattcatctttgtcaacatttttcattgcttgcttataagacaatgtatcctcaactccatcatcggatatgatgttttgggcttctgttaaacccattaGCGtataggtgggttcacaaccctcccactatgtcgagatAATTTCAACTCTTGAGACGattgactagatgaactaacatcaacaactcttgttaatttatcagcctgttcaacaactcttgttgaactctcagtagtctcattagaaatctcatttaaaacaagtttacttcgtgacttatgatcccttatgtggtcttctttcaagaaAGTAGTATTTGTCGATATAAACACTTTAGacgccaaagatgggcattttttttaagagaaactCCTGGTCTTGTTgctattttgaatatttcagtattaagcaaggcttttatgactaacgaccttagtacatacaagttattttccattgaaccaaaaccaatctccataccattttttaaaataaacattttattcttaGAGAAGGAGATGgaataattttattcaatcagataagaaactgaaattaagttcctcttgatatgaggaactatataaacattatccagtaatagataccatttcttgtccaaaaataacttaagcctatctataacaacagctgaaacaacctcaccagtaccgactcttAGAGTCAAATCTCTAGCTTCCAACTTTTTACAAGAACTAAATCCTTAATGAGAAGAACAtacgtggttagtagcacctgaatcaagtatccaaggagaatcatcattctctaccaagcacgtctccaagacaaataaatcacattatCGTCTTTggatttcttccttttctggagtgtagtgggatcagtatcagaacctagattataaactccaagttccattttagagaacaattctcattaatgaacttcatcagagcGAGACAACAATAATTGCTTTCTCTGTTAGTCCCTTAACATTCAATAAGGACCGGAGATTATTTTTGGAACTGACACCACtagtttcattgtcatcaatcacattttgcttaaaaagtgagaacttacgttcaaaattcttgtaatgagtacatgatctcacgtgtaatgaccatgttctcaacccttttggccaatacatcaagtatgcttgccaaaatgtgaagtcgggccatcgaattagccttcatcgaCACTTCATATGCGTTACGAACATTTCACGGTGCATCAGAGTTTGgtacttgaggacactcctcaaacATGACAAAATCAAGgttgtttaccacgaaatatgttttaatagacTCTTTCCAATGCATATAATTAAAACTGAGCAAagtagaaaaggcaactaacaaaaaatcaacattgacatgttgctaaaaaacaaacatattgatctacgttagattttagcaatactctttaaaacaaatccaattagttttagtaaaatctaaatgaaaCCCATATATCTAGTTTTGCAACGACGAttcagtggtttaggacaaaatccatcgaagggtagtcaatttatccctccactgaattgagacactttCAGCTAaccattacaccagaataactcttatttctataacGATTAGCCATAattgatttggtcaataaattattaacttgcttaacaacttttcataagtgtgacccttcattttagatcttagagttccaccccaagcagccaaccgaagggaaaaactgattggagcaaaaactaaagcgaccctatccatttctagaattcgccttaatattgaccaactgcacaaaccatctgaaggggggACGTTCCCAGGGCACCTCAAggtcaagcatgaatctcacggtgtgaacattaagggagaaacatgagtggacttgacatatcatatatatcttttcctcccactgagtattttaacaacctagggtttaatttacttagaaaaatacggctagttatttttactaaatgactatttaagtttgcccaaatgtaacacttactttggaaagttaaacaactttgatcaatattcattaaacactttaacaaatattaatcaacaattgcatgcttgtagcaaatctatctaattcacctttctatgtaggttcccaggtaggggtgttccatttccgtcagtTTAAATATCCTAGCCTAGCCATAACccatcttagacaaaaggtcccttatagatagatttattacaaatttaatcttttatttaaatcaatttaatcctattaaactgatttaaaatattaaacttaggtttctaatctcattagaaccgtgagcttaggtctatctcaatcaaattttaaaactattttaaaaaatgattttacctaagtttgtaTGTAaatctttcttattgattttaattctaatttcattaattataactcttataaagaatgaataatcaaaatcaaccacattgctaagctagacatccataaggcatttataacttttataaataaacctaagtctcatgcttcatgtaatgttcattcattactattatataactcttatataacaagTAATGAACGAAGTATATatgctctcatacacccttatattataacacttataatataaagatgatgcatggatatgcttattgcatgcatatgttataaattttatattatatgatgcatgagcttgctttaatgtaatttaatcatgcaaactactactatattataataatataaagatgatgcatgaataaatgcataacctatggtgggttttaaatctatatgtcatacattatggcatataaacaaacatacatctcatgtacattaaataaaattgatggaCTGGGATAATAGCCTCAAAAACCagaaaaataaagctaactattacaaagagcaTCGAGTCAATcgattcaaacaggcgaaccaggtTTTGAATCGCCTGGGTGAAGCTTCGTCATTTGATCATGTAGCATATCCTTCAAATCATCGAGTAACGCCTATCGAATATAAACAATCGTGCAGCGTGGATCGAATTCCTTTGAACTATATACTGAGCATGAAGGCCACGTGATCATGCAGTGCACATCACGCACGCCATGCGATCGAGTAGACAACGACTATACGATAAAGCATGATTGTCTAACAATCGAGGAGAAAGCGTTGAGTATCTCATACCGTatgatcgagtagccagtgactacACGATGAGCATGCTggcctactcgatcgtttagtgcgcgcacCATGCGTCGAATATCACATACTCAACAATTGTTTACCCCGAGCGTCCAtgcgatcgagtagccaacgcaacagattgagtaaactctttactcgatcgcatagcattagccatgcaatcgtttagcaaatactacatgatcaagtAGGACTTTCCTGTACGATCGCATGGCCAAATCTAAACGGTTATTTACCTTGGGTTGCACGATGTGACCAACtgttggtcttcttcctcgaagcaaaCAGCATCTTCATGTatctgaagcttcatcacaaacgactcaaacaaaacaaaacttgaatacagactcgattgcttgttaattatgccaaaaaacggAGGGGCCCTTActaattaactttgaaaacgtaaagaaagctttaaacagaggcaaccaTCCCAAAATTATCCATCAACAACAACATCCACAAccacatttaacacttaaatgcattGTAGAATACTTAAAAACTCACCAAGACTGTAAATGGCATTTAGTACagtaatgaaatttggaatattagaataatctgataccaattgaaggtaCTCTAAATCAAAAGAACTGATGAggggaagcggatcgttccaagtTCCATTGagaaataacatatacatttacagtcaaacaaaaataatttgcataaagaataaattacagcatgcttcttaaGAAAATACAAGGGGATCGagtacaatacctttgaagaactctttcttcacgtatttccctcgatAAGTCTCCAACGCGTCCAAACAagaactcgaacgcaacgatcagAACTCGATCTCAACAAGCAACTAAAAGATCCTCGATCTCAACGAGTGAAACTTgatcctcgatcctcgatcACCAGTGAGTAaacaagacaccaccacaagattggtattcttagtgtgagaatccaagagctgtgggctctatatgattttggatagaggaatggagGAAGTAAATGATCGATTATGCGatcaaacgatcgtgtagaagaagaagcctatcgtatagacttgatactcgatcgtttactaaCGAGTAACTATTGTATTgtaaactcgatacttgatcgtttaggttctaaagctatcgtttagtaaaactagtTTTTACTTGATAGTGTTTCTGTGAGAGGTTTTGACCAAAAAATTTACACTGaatgattttgaaaaacaatttttccttttatctcacagttaccataaaatcgtaaataacctcccactgaaGTCAgttatagagaaaaagaaaaaaattaattatcatataattaatcaattataaataaatataataactaacttatcatattatatttataacctatagtttatatgttgcatacatcatatgcaatatataaactataattctttttctattttatggtatttaaagtaaatcatatcatatataattgaatcaatttaattatatcatatgtaatcaatttcttcttgttaatttgaacgcttcaaactaacctaaaatcttattcttaacttgaacccattgagctaccaaggggactttattgacctgtagcttgaagctccaacagtacataaataactgactaaactctttaacacgatatccaccattcgttacctactgagcactccactaaagaccaacagttacactcttcgcactatagatatatttttgtgtccattggatataaccaatcaacagtgtgatgacccttcacaaattgctcgtaagtacaactggatcaagttaccgtttttcccttgtagttacatctaactccttaagtatcactaattcctctaataaacaataaatcatgattctattatgactgagtcctctcttctcaagagagggtatgaccactatgttcaagacctggaatcagcccttaagggaacaatttatctacttacccctgcttcggggaaggagtgaattccgtcttgtgtagctgatttcccagctccccaatcagacgaatctccaaaatagtaggcttgttgagttagtagtttggtcactcgcacccatacaaatcaaaggaccaccctcataggcaggagtttccaactcactcaggattcaggtcatgtcacttatggtcatcctagtaaaatgtaagtctctattatcaactacattatataaagagactaatcatttcgtggtccggtcttatacaaactctttatataggatacccccgctcgcatgtctctatatgaataatcaggatcagaccatttgtagcactttacaatacttgtaacatttacatagcaggctgtatccgtagtgtcatcgggatgaggtatccctccttatccatctactacaaaccatttaggttattaatttaaacaatatccacttgtaacatacttgtttaaatttacataagataacctcagatcttagtttattggattgagtaaatgcctataaataacacttattttattaataacaatatgtttacagagtTTACTAACTATGAGACTACCAAGAGATTTAAGACAACATTCCCAACACCCTATACTTTACAAGGAGAAAGAATTACGGTTTGAAGaattaacttacctttgaagccaAAAAAATCTTCACGAATTTCCTCTCAATTGGTCACAAACTCTTCGTACAAAAACACGAACAAAAATTAGCAAATCTAACtttagacaccaccacaagagagcCTCGTGTATTCTCCGTAGGGGTTGAGAATTAGCAGGAGTGTGTGGGCTTTACATaccatgtttaaattacataaaatgatgtaggatctttgtttatttgatcgagtgtatgctcataaaataacaattattttaataacaatgatttgtttatacaaagtttacaaactacaaaaatacgagagagatttaggataccaatcccaacaatctcccacttgtcctaaagctaaggGAGTGAAATGtataatacaaataaagtacaaaatataataaactagggcatatactaTACTCCAGTAGGATTATCAACCATAAATGCGCTTGTGAATGGGACATacgtacaaaaaaaaaaactcgacaTTACACTAATTAAAAATCAACTATAGTCAAAGTGAGCATAATCCAACTTACGAATGTGTTGATAACTAGAGGTATGTGGTTCGAATCCCCTACATCTACTGTACTAAAAAGCGAGAatcaaatataaactttataaaaTGTAATTATTGTCTAATCCGATGATTAGGATTCACATCAATTAGTTATGAGTTCGATTCCCATTCTTTATTAGTGTGAGACATACCACTCTTACACATGTTGGGTGTTGTCATATATGTATTCTTCTTTGTTCAAATGATATATATTGATCTAAGTATTGTTGAAAtctcaaaatggaaaaattaaatctatagacattacttctccctccaaatttcttccttagttatctttttttttttttatatcaattatttaaaaaactaagccaaaatttgaaaactgaaaaaagtaacttttaaaagcttgtttttgtttttgaaatttgagtaagaattcaactattgtacttgaTAAAAATGCagatcattgtaagaaatgtagaggaaatagacttattttcaaaaataaaaaacaaaaaacaaaatagttatcaaaggGGACGGATCTCATAATGTCTATAAGATGCATGACCATACTGCTCTTATTTTCAATTAGTTTTGAGATAAAACCTCATATTATGTATCTATCTATCCGAGCCCATCAAGTTAGGgcatttgtttcaaaaataaaaattggaatcCAATCCAAGAATGATGAACCTAAAATAACATCATCTTAATCAATTGATTTCACAAGCTTATTGTCAATTTCTCTacatattgaaagaaaaaatgacatatgaaataaaaatatttacaaatataacaaaattttactcTATCTTTATTATTGTTCATCGTAAATAgattatgatattttgctattatgcataaatattttgaacaattNTTCAATTTTTCCTTCATTTATGTATAATACTTTATATTTAGTTATATTAAtcaattgatatatttttttatatatatatattagtaaataaatatttttcgattattaacaatatatatttgaacaaaTTTATTACTATATTTACACTAATGAGATTGTAATGCTTATTATTTATGTTTCAGATTTCATGATTTTTCTACCGATTCACGTTTCATGCACTTATACCCCGAGCCTcgaaaaaagaatatatatacgaataatttttctctcattaaacGAAAGAGTTTTTTcacttaaaataaataaatatcttccatttttgtctaaaaaatatatatatgttttccATTTCTCCTTCAGTTCCTCTCCACTACGTCGCCGTCAAACGCCGTTTGAAACATATTTGGCATCGCCTCCATAGGGCAACTCGTATCCTGCAATTTGCAAGCGCACgatgaatatgcgttaatggcGGAAACTAAGTGGAAGAAAAAccgtaagaagaagaagaagaattcaGTGAAAGTAAATCGATGTTATACCGCAAATGAATGGCAAGGATTTCCACTCGAAAACTCTTTCGCTTCACACACGCTCCCCTCCCTTTGCCCTTCAAATCCGTTGATCGTTCTTCCTCTCCATTCTCCTCTTTTCCAGAACCAGATCTTTCACTCGACACCACAAATCCTCCGAGACATAACCGAAGCCACTCACTTCTTCAATCATGTCAAAGCGTAAGAGAATTACTTCAAATCCATGGTCATTTGATTACCTCTGGTCTTTTTAACCACCATTTTTGGGCCAACAGAGTTCTATTGCAGGCCTCAGAGTTTGGCGACATCGTTTATACTGTTTTGATCTTCAGGTATATCAGCGTTCCCAATACCTTCTGTATCAATAGAGTAATTAAGGCTTATTCTCTTAGCACGGTTCCTCTAGAGGCTGTATTTCTGTATTTTGAATGGCTTGGTAATGGGTTTCGGCCAGATTCGTACACTTTTCTTGCACTTTTTTCCGCTTGTGCGAGTTTTGGCTGTGAGGCTTCTGGCCGTAAGTGCCATGGACAAGCTTTCAAGAATGGGGTCGACTCTGTGATGGTTTTGAGAAATAGTTTGATTCATATGTATGGCTGTTGTGGGCATATTGAGCTCGGTCGGAAGGTGTTCGACGAAATGTCGACGTGGGATTTGGTATCCTGGAATTCTATTGTTACTGCTTATGCAAGAGTTGGAGATTTGCATTCTGCCCATGACATGTTTGATAAAATGCCTGAGAGAAATGTTGTGTCTTGGAATTTGATGATTAGCGAGTATTTGAGAGGTGGGAATCCGGGCTGTGCAATGAAGTTGTTTAGGAATATGGTGAATATAGGAATCAGAGGGAATAATACAACAATGGTAAATGTTTTTGGTGCTTGCGGTCGATCGGCCAGGCTGAATGAAGGAAGATCGGTTCACGGTTTTATGTACCGTAATCTGATGAATTTTTGTGTATTTATCGACACGGCATTGGTTGACATGTATAGCAAATGCCAGAAAGTGTCTATTGCACGTAGAGTTTTTGACAGGATGCTGAGTAGAAATTTGGTTACCTGGAATGCAATGGTTTTGGGGCATTGCCTACATGGGAATCCTGAAGATGGACTTAAGCTGTTTGAGGAAATGGCTGCCaaattaagagaaataaatGGGGAAACTGGCAGTGGCAAGGAATTCAAGCAATATGAAGGTAAGCAAAAAGTCTTTCCAGACCAAATTACATTTATTGGTGTTCTATGTGCTTGCGCCCGAGCAGGACTGTTGGAAGATG
The nucleotide sequence above comes from Benincasa hispida cultivar B227 chromosome 3, ASM972705v1, whole genome shotgun sequence. Encoded proteins:
- the LOC120073927 gene encoding pentatricopeptide repeat-containing protein At3g51320, which translates into the protein MARISTRKLFRFTHAPLPLPFKSVDRSSSPFSSFPEPDLSLDTTNPPRHNRSHSLLQSCQSVRELLQIHGHLITSGLFNHHFWANRVLLQASEFGDIVYTVLIFRYISVPNTFCINRVIKAYSLSTVPLEAVFLYFEWLGNGFRPDSYTFLALFSACASFGCEASGRKCHGQAFKNGVDSVMVLRNSLIHMYGCCGHIELGRKVFDEMSTWDLVSWNSIVTAYARVGDLHSAHDMFDKMPERNVVSWNLMISEYLRGGNPGCAMKLFRNMVNIGIRGNNTTMVNVFGACGRSARLNEGRSVHGFMYRNLMNFCVFIDTALVDMYSKCQKVSIARRVFDRMLSRNLVTWNAMVLGHCLHGNPEDGLKLFEEMAAKLREINGETGSGKEFKQYEGKQKVFPDQITFIGVLCACARAGLLEDAKNYFDEMINVFLVRPNFAHYWCLANVYVAAGLIQEAVEILRNMPEDNEDFSSESVVWINLLTTCRFVGDVSLGEQIAKYLIDMEPKNDSYNRLLLNIYAVAGRWEDVSRIKLLMKEKRLGTMPGCRLIDLKEIVHRLKLGNLLQEGMKETNTVMHKLASEVSLLSSIAAGQSDFGV